A stretch of the Erinaceus europaeus chromosome 23, mEriEur2.1, whole genome shotgun sequence genome encodes the following:
- the LOC103116117 gene encoding LOW QUALITY PROTEIN: olfactory receptor 7G3 (The sequence of the model RefSeq protein was modified relative to this genomic sequence to represent the inferred CDS: deleted 1 base in 1 codon), with product MNSANTSASIEFLLLGLAEDAELQPILFYLFLTIYLVTVLGNLLIILAITCDSHLHTPMYFFLSNLSFVDICFTTSTIPKMLANLHTHSKAISYIGCLTQICFVLTFAGWENGVLVMMAFDRFVAICHPLRYSVIMNPKLCGLSVLLSFLISVLDALLHTLMVLRLSFCTDLNIPHFFCELAHVLKLACSDIFINNVFVYLVTSLLGVIPLSGIIFSYTQIVSSVLKIPSAGGKYKAFSICGSHLIVVSLFYGTGFGVYLSSAGSQSSRKSAVVSVMYTVVTPMMNPFIYSLRNKDMIGALKKLISRISSLWTGR from the exons ATGAATTCAGCAAATACCTCAGCATCTATTGAATTCCTCCTCCTGGGTCTGGCAGAAGACGCAGAACTCCAGCCCATTTTGTTCTACCTCTTCCTGACCATTTACCTGGTCACTGTGCTTGGGAATCTGCTTATCATCCTGGCCATCACCTGTGACTCCCAcctccacacccccatgtactttTTCCTGTCCAACTTGTCCTTTGTGgacatctgtttcaccacttccacCATCCCCAAGATGCTGGCCAACCTCCACACTCACAGCAAAGCCATCAGTTACATCGGCTGCCTCACGCAGATCTGTTTTGTCCTGACATTTGCGGGATGGGAAAATGGGGTTCTGGTTATGATGGCTTTTGATCGATTTGTGGCCATCTGTCACCCGTTGAGATACAGTGTCATCATGAACCCCAAGCTCTGTGGGCTTTCAGTGCTCTTGTCCTTCCTGATCAGTGTTCTGGACGCCCTGCTCCACACTTTGATGGTCCTACGTCTTTCTTTCTGTACAGACCTGAATATCCCCCACTTCTTCTGTGAACTCGCTCATGTCCTAAAGCTTGCCTGTTCAGATATCTTCATCAATAACGTCTTCGTGTATTTGGTGACCAGTCTGTTGGGTGTCATCCCTCTCTCTGGGATCATT TTTTCTTATACTCAGATTGTTTCCTCCGTTTTAAAGATCCCATCAGCAGGTGGGAAGTACAAGGCATTTTCCATCTGTGGTTCACACTTGATCGTCGTGTCCTTGTTCTATGGGACGGGTTTTGGGGTGTACCTTAGTTCTGCAGGCTCCCAGTCCTCCAGAAAGAGCGCAGTTGTGTCTGTGATGTATACGGTAGTGACCCCAATGATGAACCCCTTTATCTACAGTTTGAGGAACAAGGACATGATAGGGGCACTGAAGAAACTCATTTCTAGAATCTCATCTTTGtggactgggagatag
- the LOC103116088 gene encoding olfactory receptor 1M1-like, whose protein sequence is MESRNQTSALEFILLGLAENPNHETLLYILFLLMYVVTVVGNLLIILAISSDPHLHTPMYFFLANLSWVDFCLATNTMPQMLVNIQRKSKSISYPRCLTQMYFFHFIGIMDSVLIAVMAYDRFVAICHPLHYTTIMSPRLCGLLVGGPWLFSFVISLTHILLIGRLVFCGHNELPHYFCDLTPLLRLSCTDTTINQIFVLIVAGMVIATPFFCILASYARIIVAIWKVPSVGGRKKAFSTCSSHLSVVALLYGTTIGVYLCPSSVRTAVKEKASAVMYTAVTPMLNPFIYSLRNKDLKGALKKLINRKSTASS, encoded by the coding sequence atggaaTCAAGGAACCAAACAAGTGCCTTAGAATTTATCCTGTTGGGACTTGCAGAAAATCCAAACCATGAGACCCTCCTCTACATCCTGTTTCTCCTCATGTATGTGGTCACCGTAGTGGGCAACTTACTCATCATCCTGGCCATCAGCTCTGACCCTCAcctccacacccccatgtacttcttcctcgcCAACCTCTCCTGGGTGGACTTCTGCCTGGCCACCAACACCATGCCCCAAATGCTGGTCAACATCCAAAGAAAGAGCAAGTCCATCTCCTACCCTCGCTGCCTGACCCAGATGTATTTCTTCCATTTCATTGGCATCATGGACAGTGTCTTGATCGCCGTCATGGCTTATGACAGGTTCGTGGCCATCTGTCACCCCCTGCACTACACCACTATCATGAGCCCACGGCTCTGTGGGCTGCTGGTCGGGGGGCCCTGGCTGTTCTCCTTTGTTATCTCCCTCACCCACATCCTTCTCATAGGACGCCTGGTGTTTTGTGGCCACAATGAGCTTCCTCACTACTTCTGTGACCTCACGCCCCTTCTCAGGCTGTCCTGCACggacaccaccatcaaccagatcTTTGTGCTCATCGTGGCTGGCATGGTGATCGCCACCCCCTTCTTCTGCATCCTAGCTTCCTATGCCCGAATCATCGTGGCCATCTGGAAGGTGCCCTCCGTGGGGGGCAGGAAGAAAGCCTTCTCTACCTGCAGCTCCCACCTGTCCGTGGTGGCACTGCTCTATGGGACCACCATTGGGGTCTACCTGTGTCCCTCCTCAGTGCGCACGGCTGTGAAAGAGAAAGCCTCAGCTGTCATGTACACCGCGGTCACCCCCATGCTGAACCCCTTCATCTACAGCCTGAGGAACAAGGACCTGAAAGGAGCCTTGAAGAAACTCATCAACAGAAAAAGCACTGCCTCTTCTTGA